From the genome of Aeromicrobium sp. Sec7.5:
TGCACCGTCGACGAACCAGGCACCGTCGCGGCGCTCGAGATCGGCAGCGAGGTCACCGCCGGCCGTGCGGGCCACGGCGCGCACCCGCCGGGTCGTCCAGCTGCCGTCAGTCTCGACGTCGTAGCCCACCGACCATGCAGCGCCGTCCTCGATCGCCGTGGTGTGCCCTCGCAGGAGGTGCCCGCCAGGCGTGCCCTTGTGGAACAGCACCTCGTGACCGTCACGGGCGCCGGTGTGACGCCACGAGGACTGCGGAGGCAGGTCCGCGAAGCTCATGCCCCGATCCTAGGTCCGCGTCCGCCACCCCGGGAGGGCCGTGCCGCCGGTGCGCGTCGGTCCCACGGCGTCGTCACTGACGGCGTGCTCCACGACGTTGTCGTCGCTCTCGACCCGATGCAACGCGATGAACATGACCAGCCGTGCGAGTCCGAGCACCAGGGCGATCGCAGCGAAGAGCGTGGTCATGATGATTCCTCCGCGCTGAGTCGACGGTCTGCGGTGAGTCGCAGCCAGGTCACGAGGGCGGCCCCCCAGATGAGGAACAGCGGGTCCCACAGGAACGCGTGGCCGACCATGGCGGCCATGTCGTAGCCGCCGTCAGGCGTGATCAGCCCGGACAGCACCGCGACGCTGACGACGACGTTGAGACCTCCGTAGAGGACGAGCACCGGCCCGCCGATCCAGCACAGCCCGCGCCAGAACCTCGGCCACGGGATCCGCCCTCGGTCGACGAGGACCGGAATGACCGCGGCCGCTGTCTTCGCCAGGGCGATGACGCCCAGCAGCAGCCCCGCCTCGAGTGGCGACTCCTCGACCAGCTCCACGGCCCACTCGCCCACCGTGTCGAGCAACCATGACCCGCCCAGCGCCCAGTACAGGCTCGACGCTGCGTGGAGCAGACCAGCTGCACACGCGATGCCCACTGCCGCGCGCGCGACCGACTCCCGATGCATCTCTCGCCCCCTCGTTGCCGTTCGCAACCATACATTTGTCCAAGAAGGTGAACGCCTGGTGACCTGTCCGACCACCGGACACGGTCTCGCCGAACAGCCGAACAGCCGGACAGCCTGACGAGCCAGGCGCGACCCCGCTCGACTGATCAGACCGGCGACGCGAGCTCGATCGGTTCGAGGTAGCTGACGCAGTCCTCGACCGCGCTCTCGAGATCGCTGGTCCGACCGTCGAGGGCAGCGTCGACGGTGGCGATCCAGCGGCGCTCCGGGTCCTCGTACCAGCGCTGGGTGACCGCGAAGCCGTACATGCGCGCCATCTCGGCGGCTGCGGCGTCGACGCGGCTCGGCGACCCGGCGTCCAGGGCCTGCACGAGCTCCTGCTGCCACGCGCACTGCCAGCCAAGCAGGACGAAGGTCTCCCCGAACCCGGCCCCCAGCTGCACCGGGCCCGTCCCACCGGCGAGGAACATCTCCTGCAGCAGCAGGTCGACGTCGGGGAAGACGAAGCCAGCGGGGAACTGGCCCTCGAACGTGGCCATCGCGGCCCGCGCCTCCACCGCCGCGGTCGACGTTCCCCGGACCTCGGTCACGGCCGGCTGCAGCTCAGCCGACTCGGAGGACTCCACGGACCCCGCCGGCGTGCCCTCGCCCGCGACCGCGCCCACGATCTTGACGCCCACCACGAGGACGAGAAGCACCAGCAGCCTCGTGACGAGCATCCCGCCCAACCGGCTCGAGTCGTCCGCGTCGCTCACGGCACCGGCCTCGCGGCGAGGACGTGGAGCAGCATCGGAACCTCCGGCACGGTGGGCGTGGTCCGAACATGGTCGTGCCGGACGGCGCGCCAGCGCAAGGGCCCGACCCGGTCAGCGCTGGCGCAGCATCTCCGCCACGGTCGCGAGCTTGACGCGCGGCCTCCCCGCATCGGCGCCGCGCGACCGCTCGGCGGCGTCGATACGGCGCATCCGGCGGCGTCCCACGACGTCGACGCGTCGTGACTTGAGCAGCCGTTCGAGCTCGCGCCGCTTGCCCGAGGGAGTGGCGACGTCGCCGCGGGCCACGTCGGCCAGCAGCGTCGCCACGGTCTCCTGGGCGTCGCTGCGGTTGGCGCCGATGCCGCCGGTCGCACCACGCTTGATCCACCCGACGACGTAGGCGCCGGGGACCGGTGCGCCGGTCGCCGGGTCGACGACCCGACCCGCCTCGTGCGGCACAGTGGCGGTGGTGGCGTCGAAGGGCAGGTCCGCGACCGGGGTGCCGCGGTGGCCGGTGGACCGGACCAGCAGACCGGCGGGAGCCACGACCGACTCGCGCGGTTCGGCCGGGTCGCCCGTGGAACGCCCGAGCCGCACGGCCTCGAGACGCTGCTCACCCTCGAGCGCCTCGACCGTGCGGAAGAACGCCAGGACGAGCCGGCGGCCGGGCGGCGGAGGCGCGGACCAGTCCATCTGCTCCTGCGGCAGGTCGGCCAGGAGGGCCGCCTTCGACGTCGGTCCGGCGTCGGCGATCTCCTCGGCCACACGTGGGTCGTGCTCGACGACGACGTCGATGCCGGCCGGCATCATGAGCAGCTCCGGCCGCGTGAACGCGGCGTTCGCCGGGCCGCGCCGACCCACCACCACGACCTCGCGCACCGCGCTGGTGCGCAGCTCGGCCAGGGCGTGGTCGGCGATGTCGGTGCGCCCCAGGTCGTCCACGTCCGACAGCAGGATGCGGGCGACGTCGAGGGCCACGTTGCCGTTGCCGACCACGACGACACGCTCGGCGTCGAGCTCCACCGCGTCGGCCGCGACGTCCGGGTGCGCGTTGTACCAACCGACGACCTCGGGCGCCGCGTGCACGCCGGACAGCTCGTCCTCGCCCGCCAGCCCCATCGGCCGGTCGTCGCGCGCACCGACCGCGTACACGACCGCGTCGTGGTGCTCGAGCAGCTCGGCGTGGGTGACGTCGCGGCCGACCTCCACGTTCAGGTACATGTGGGTGCGCGGGTGGTCGTAGGTCCACGTGAACATGTCGAGCAGCCGCTTGGTGTCGGCGTGGTCGGGCGCCACCCCGGCACGGAGGAGCCCACCGGCGACGGGCAGGCGATCGAAGATCGAGATCTCGCTCGACGACGTCGTGAGCAGCTCCCGTGCGGCGTACGAGGCGGCAGGGCCGGAGCCGACCACCGCGACGCGCGGAGGCGTGTCCCGCTTCGGCGTGACCGGCAGGAACGTCGGCGCCGACCAGCCGTCCTCGGCCGGACGGTCCCGGTAGTAGTCGGCGTTCAGGTCGATGAAGACCTGTTCCTCACCGGAGAGCCGGTCGAGCGGCTTGATCGCCGACACCGGGCACGCGTCGGCGCACGCCCCGCAGTCGATGCAGGTGTCGGGGTCGACGTAGACCATCTCGGTGCGGCCGAAGTCGGGCTCCCCCGGGGCCGGGTGGATGCAGTTGACCGGGCACACCGACATGCAGGAGGCGTCGTTGCAGCACGACTGGGTGACGACGTAGGTCACGGGCGGTTCCGATCCGGCTCAGAGCATGTGGACGGCGCGGTACCGGCGCATCGCCGCCGGCGTCAGGAGGCCCACGTCGGACAGGAAGTCCATCAGGTGCACGCAGCTCAGCCGCATGAGGTTGTGGTGGTGCTCGTTGCCCTTGGCGGCCGCGAGGGCACGCTTGCGGTCGAGGCCGACGTTCTCGTAGACCGCCGGGTTCACCATGCTCTTGACGATCACGAACGCCGCGGTCGCGATGACCCAGGCACTCTGCCGGCGGCGCAGGGCGCTGGCGCCCTCGAGGTGCTGGCGGATCTCGTGCCGCGCGAACTTCATGTGCCGCGCCTCCTCCACGACGTGGATCTTGCTCGTCGTGCGGACGATGGGAAGGACGTCCTCCCCGCGCATCCAGTCGCGCTGCATGACGTCGAGGATCTCCTCGGCGACGAGGATCGCGCCGTACGCGACCTCGGCCTTCGCGACGCTCTTCAATCCGCGTGCGGCCTCCACGACGGGGCGCGCCGGCACGTAGTGCGGGACCCCCATGGTCTGGCAGGCCCGGGCGAACATCAGCGAGTGGCGGCACTCGTCAGCGATCTCGGTCAGCGCGAACTGGAACTCTGAGCCCGTGACGTCGGCGGTGTACTGCTCGCGCAGCAGCATCTGCTGCAGGATCATCTCGAACCAGATGCCGGTGCTCATGATGGAGCCGACCTCGTGCCGTGTGAGCGCGACCCGCTGGTCCTGCGTCATCTCGTCCCAGAGGTCGGTGCCGTAGAGCGTGCACCACTCCGGGTTCAGGCCGTAGTGTCCGGGGTCGAGCGGGGTGTCCCAGTCGACCTCGGTCTGCGGGTCGTACGAGAGCTTCTGCGAGGAAGTCAGCAGGCGTGCGAGCTCGTCGTCGGCGTCGAGTGCGGTGCGGAACGCGTCCGGTGCGATCGTCATGAACATCTCCCGATCGTGATTGACAGGTGGTATGGGACATCTGCGATGTCGCATTGCGTACCCACGGTATGCCACGCGTCGCGCAGACGAAACCCGGCGCGACGAGATGCCCGTCACGCTGGCCGGACGTCAGGCCGGCGCGTCCCATGCGTCGGCGAGCGTGCGGAGCGCGACCTTCCAGGCCGTGACCACGCGGTCGGTGCCGACGCGGGGCTCGAGCACGCCGGCCAGGTGCGAGCCGGTGAGCAGGTCGATCGTGAACTGCACGAGCATCGCCGCCTGCGGGTGGTCCTCGCCGACCAGGATCGTGATGCTGCGGTGCACCGCTACGAAGATGCGCTGCTGCAGCGGCACGAGCGCGTCGCGCAGGTCGGGGTCGGTGCGCGCGGCGACCCACAGCTCGAGGGCCGCGGTGTAGGCGGGGCTCCGGAGCTCGCGCCAGACCAGGTCGACGACCTCGTCCCACGACCCCGCCAGCGGGCCGTCGGCCGGGGGGTTGTCACCGAGCACCTCCAGGCGGCGCTCGATGATGTCCTCCACGACACCGGCCATCAGCGCGCTGCGCGTCGGGAAGTGGTGCAGCAACGTGCCCCGCGCGACACCCGCGCGCGCCTGGACGGCGCCGACCGTGGTGGCCGCGTAGCCGCCGTCGAGCAGGCAGTCGAACGCCGCCTCGACGAGCCTCGCGCGGGTCGTGACCGACCGCTGCTGCTGCGCGCGCTGCGTCGCCACCATGGCGGCACCCTAGTCGACCGCGGCCGCGCCCCGCGGGTTGCGGAGTCGGACGGTGGTCCCTCATCATGACTAAACAGTCCGACCAGACCGAAAGGCGTCTCCGATGCCTGCCTCCTCCCGCGACCGCCTCGTCCGACGCGCCCAGAGCGCCCGGGTCGTCGCGCGCGCCCTGACCCGCACCGCCGTCGACACCCTCGGATCCGCGGTCGGCGGGGCGCGTCAGTCCGTCGACGACGGAGCGGTCGCCGTCGACCTCCCCGCACCGGCCGGCGTCGACACGTACGCCCGCACCGTGAGCAACCAGCGGTTCGTCGCCGCACCACCCGCCGTGGTCGCCGAGCTGGTGCGCGACCTCGACCGCACCGCCGACTGGCTCACGCTCCACGTCGCGTGGCGCGGCGAGCGCCCGGAGCGCATCGAGCCCGGCGCCGAGTTCGTGCAGCAGATCTCGCTGATGGACATCCCCGCCCAGGCGCGCTGGCACGTCGAGCGGGCCGACGACTCCGGCTACGCGCTGCGCGGCACCGGTCCGATGGGCATCACCGTGGGCCTGTGGTGCTCGATCGCACCGCACGCCGGCGGCACCGCCGTGCGGATGGACGGCGCCCTCGACGGGGCGCCCGTGCGCGGACCCATCGGGCTGACCGCGGTGCGCAGCGTCGAGTCCGCGCTGCAGGAGTCGCTGGCAGCGCTCGCCGCCCTGCTCGAGGGGGGTGCCGCCATGCTGCGCGTGCCTGACGAGCCCGTCCTGCACGAGCGCACCGGCACACTGCTCGACCCCACGACCCCGGTCGTGATCGGTGTCGGCCAGGTCGTCCAGCGCACGCCCGACCTCGAGGGCCCCCTCGAGCCCACCGCGCTCTCGGCCGAGGCGCTGCGCCGAGCGGCCACCGACGCGGGCGGCACCGCCGACCTGCTCGCCGCCGCCGACGTGGTCTACGCCGTGCCCAGCGCCTCGTGGGCCTACCGCGACCAGGCCGGTGCCGTCGCCGCACTCGTCGGCGCGCACGACGCGGCCACGGTGCAGACCTCCCAGTACGGCGGCGACGGGGCCCAGCTGGCGCTCAACGACGCCGCCCAGCAAGTCGTCGACGGCTCCGCGCACGTCGTGCTCGTCTCGGGCGCCGAGGCCGGCTCGACCGTCTCGGCGCTCCAGAAGGTCGGTCGGGACCCGGAGTGGACCCAGCAGGCCGACGACGCCGCCCCCGACCGCGAGATCGGCATCGACCGCTCGGCCAACACCGAGATCGAGACCGGCGTCGGGCTCGGCGCACCGATCTACGTCTACGCCCTGATCGAGTCCGCGCTGCGGGGCGCCGCGGGCGAGGACGCCGACGAGCACCAGGGCCGCATCGCCGACCTCTGGGCGCGGGGCAGCGAGGTCGCCGCCGACAACCCGTTCGCGTGGGACCCCACGGCACGCACCGCCGAGGAGATCGCGACGCCCACGCCCGACAACCGCAGCATCAGCGACCCGTACACGAAGCTCATGTGCGCGAACCTGCAGGTCGACCTCGCGGCCGGCGTCATCGTGGCGAGCGTCGCGGCGGCGCAGGCGGCTGGAGTGCCGCAGGACCAGTGGGTGTTCCTGCACGCGGGCGCCTCGGCGACCGACGAGTGGTTCGTCTCCGAACGTGCCGACCTCGCGGAGTCCCCCGCGATCGCCGCGGCCGCGTCGGCGGCGCTCGACCACGCCGGCATCACCGCGCAGGACCTCGGTCCGATCGATCTTTACTCGTGCTTCCCCGCCGCCGTCCAGCTCGGGGCGAAGGCGCTCGGGCTGCCGTGGGCCGACCCGGCACGGCCCCTGACGGTGACGGGCGGGCTGACCTCGGCCGGCGGCCCCGGCAACAACTACGGGCTGCACGCGGTCTCGACGATCGTGCCTCTGCTGCGCGAGGCGCGGGAGGAGTTCGGGCTCTCGAGCTCGCTCGGCTGGTACGCCACCAAGCACGCCCTCGGCGTCTACTCGGCCACGCCCCCGGGCCGCCCCTTCGCCCACCTCAAGCCGGCGTTCGAGCGGCCGCCGGCGCGGCGGGTGCTCGCGACGCTCGAGGCCTCCGCCGTGGTCGAGGCCGTCACGGTGCCGTTCGGGCGCGTGGGCGACCCCGAGGCCGTGATCGTCTCGGCGATCACGGCGGCCGGCGACCGCGTGCTGCTGCGCCGCGAGGATCCCGACGAGGTCGTCATGCTCATGGAGACCGATCCGCTGCGGCGCACGATCCGATTCGACGGCGACCGGCTCGTGCTCGACGACGCGTCTCCCGCCGACCTGCCGGCCCCGCCCTCCGCGACGGTCCGCACGGACCGCGCCGGTGACCACGGCGAGGTCCTGGTCATCACGCTCGACCGCCCGGCCGTGCGCAACGCGGTCGATCGGCCGATGGCGCTCGCCCTGGAGCGTGCCGTCGACGACGCCGAGGCCGACGCGTCGGTGCGCGTCATCGTGCTGACCGGTGCGGGTGGCACGTTCTGCGCCGGCATGGACCTCTCCGGCGCCCACCGCGGCGAGATCCCCGTGACCGACCGGCGCGGGCCGCTCGGGCTCACGGCGGAGCCGCCGACCAAGCCGACGATCGCCGCCGTGGAGGGCCCGGCGCTGGCGGGCGGGTTCGAGCTCGCGCTGTGCGCCGACCTCGTGGTGGCCGCGGACGATGCGATCTTCGGGCTGCCGGAGGCCAAGCGCGGTCTGCTCGCCGCCGCGGGCGGGCTCTGGCGCACCGCCGTCCGACTCCCGCGCCCGGTGGCGATGGAGCTCGCACTCGTCGCTGAGCCCCTGCCGGCGCGGCGCCTCGCCGAGCTGGGCCTGGTGAACTCGGTCGTGGAGCCGGGCACGGCCCTCGAGGCAGCACTCGACCTCGCGAGGAAGATCGCCGCGAACGCCCCCCTGTCGATCACGGTCGGCAAGCAGATCGTCGACGCGGCCCCGACCTGGTCACCCGAGGAGGGCTTCGCGCGGCAGAGCGAGCTCGCGAGCCCCGTGATCCTGTCCGACGACGCCCGCGAGGGCGTGGCGGCCTTCGCCGAGAAGCGCACCCCGCACTGGACCGGCCGCTGACACAGCCACCGGTGGTTGAGGTGCGACGAGCGCCAGCGAGGAGCCTCGAAACTGACCAGGGTTTCGAGGCTCGCGCCCTGGAGGGCACTCACACCTCAACCACCGGTGGCGAGGCGGGTGGCTAGGAGCGGCGGGCGCGGTCCTCGTAGGCCTGGCGCTTCGCGGCGTCGGCGTTCTTGAAGACCTGGTCGGCGCCCATGGCCCGGGCCACCGCCTCCTGGACGAACCGCGGGAGCGCGCCCGTCGTCTTGACGATGGCCTGGCTCCAGCGCGGCACCCAGACCTCGGCCTTCGGCTTGCGCAGCACGCTCTCGATGACCTTCGCGACGTCGTCGGCCGTGACGGGCTTGACGCCCTTGGCCGCCGGCACGCCGGCCGACAGCTCGGTCTGCACCACGGTGGGCAGCACGACGCTGACGTCGACCCCCGCGGGCGCCAGCTCGCTGCGCAGCGCCTCGCTCAGACCCACCACGGCGAACTTCGACGCCGAGTAGGTGGCACCGTCGGCCACCGCGAGCCGCCCCACCGCGGAGGCGACGTTGACGACGTGGCCGTGGCCGCGCTCGACCATGCCCGGCACGACGGCCTTGGTGCCGTGGATGACCCCGTGCAGGTTGACGTCGACGATCGCCTTGGTGACCTCGTCGGGCTCCTTGAGGATCGAGCCGATCGGCATGATCCCGGCGTTGTTGACGAGCGCGTCCGGCGGGCCGGCCTCCGCCGTGGCGGCGAGGAAGGCGCGCCACGAGTCGGCCGACGTCACGTCGAGCGCACCCGCCAGGGCGCCGCGACCGATCTCGGAGGCGACGGTCGCCGCGAGGGCACCGTCGAGGTCGCCGAGCACCACGGTGCAGCCGGCCGCAGCGAGCCGCTCGGCCGTGGCGCGGCCGATCCCGCGCGCGCCTCCGGTGATGACGACGACGCGTCCGGCGAGGTCGTGCGCATTCGATGAGGGCATCAGCGAGCTCCTGGGGTGGTGAGGGGGTGGAGGTCGACGGGCTGTCCGTCGTCCGGGAACGGCAGCGAGCCGTAGTTGAGGGGGGTGGAGTAGTCGGCCGGCACGGTCCAGCGGAAGCGGCGCAGCAGCTGGTGCATGATCGCGCGGACCTCGGCCCCCGCGAAGTGCATCCCGAGGCACTTGTGCACGCCGCCTCCGAACGGCTCCCAGGCGTGGCGGTGCACCTTGTCCTCGCGGCGCTCGTCGGAGAACCGGTCGGGGTCGAACCGCTCCGGCTCGGTCCAGTACTCGGGCATGTGGTGCTGGAGGTGCACCATGACCGCCGTGAGGCGGCCCGCCGGAATCGGCACGCCGAGGATCTCGGTGTCCTTGACGGTGCGGCGCGCCAGGACGGGAACCGGCGGCACGAGGCGCAGCGACTCCTTCATCACGAGGTCGAGCGACGTGAGTCCGCCGAGCGCGTCGAAGTCCGGGTGCGCGGGCAGCATCATCGACTCGTCGCGGCACCGTTCCTGCCACTCGGGGTGCTGGCCGAGGAACCGCATCATGGTCGACACCGTGATCGTGCTGGTGTCGTGCGCGGCCATGAGCAGGAAGATCATGTGGTTCACGACGTCCTCGTCGGTGAACGACGTGCCCTCGTCGTCGGTCAGACGGGTGAGCACCGAGAACAGGTCGTCGCCGCCGGAGGCCCGCCTCTCGCCGACCTGGCGCCCGAGGAAGTCCTCCAGCAGCGCCCGCCCCTTGGTCGCACGCCCCCACCGGGTACCGGGCACCGGGGCACGCACGAAGCCCGTGGCCGCCTGCACGCAGTCGATGAAGGCCGCGTTGACCCGGTCGAGCTCGGCGTCGTCGGCGAGGTCCGCGCCCCCCATGAAGATCTGGGTCGCCAGGTCGAGCGTGAGCTGCTTGAGCGCGGGGTACACCTGCACGCCCCGGCCCGGGCTCCAGGCGTCGAGGCCCCGCGAGATGGCCGGGCCGAGGCCCTCGACGTACCCGTGCAGACGGTCGCGGGTGAACGCCTCCTGCATCAGGCGCCGGTGACGGTGGTGCTCCTCGAAGTCGAGCAGCATGAGCCCGCGGTTGAAGAACGGACCCACGAGGTAGTCCCACCCGAGCTCGTTGCTGAAGGCCTTCTCCGGGTTGCGCAGCGCCTCGGCGCAGGCGTCCGGGCCGGTGAGCACGGTCCACCTGCGACCGAGGAACGGCATCTCGGAGACGGGCCCGAACCGGTCGTGCTGGTCGCGCATCAGCGCCAGGGGGTCGTTGATGTAGGCGAGCGTCGGACCCAGGACGGGCACGGCCCGTCGTCGGGGCACCCGAGGGTGGGTGAGCGTGGTCGTGGACATCCGTCCTCCATCTGACAGGGAGCCCTGTCAGTTTGTGACCCAGGTCATGTCCTGTCAAGCACCGCAGTGGGAGGATGCGGTCATGAGCTCCCCTGCCGAGTCGGCCGGCACGACGCGCACGTACGGCGGTCGCTCCGCCGACGACCGGCGCGCGGAGCGTCGCGAGCGCCTCGTGGCCGCGACGGTGCGCCTGCTCGGCGAGCGCGGTGAGGGCGCCACGACGATGACGGCGGTGTGCGCCGAGGCGGGCCTGACCGAGCGCTACTTCTACGAGTCGTTCGCCGGTCGCGAGGCCGCGCTCGTCGCCGCGCTCGACGCGGTGTCCGACGACATCGCCGCAACAGCGGTCGCGGCGATCACCGAGACCGAGGGCCCCGCCACGGCCCGCGCCCACGCCGCGCTGGCTGCGCTCGCGGCCTGGGTCGACGACCACCCCGACGACGCGCGCGTGGCCCTGGTCGAGTCGAGTGCGCACCCGGCCCTGCGGGCGAGGCGGCGCGAGCTGCTCGGCACGTTCGCCGACCTCGTCGTCACCGAGGCCACGGAGCTCTACGGTCCCTCGAGCTGGAGCCCCGTGCGCGCTCGGGCCCAGGGCCTCATCTACGTCGCCGGACTGGCCGAGCTGGTCACGGCGCGCATGGCGGGCGAGCTCGACCTCACGACCGAGGAGCTCGTCGAGATCGGCGCCGACTCGTTCGAGCGGCTCGCGCGCGCGACGCTCGAGGACCCCCGCGACTGACGAAGGTCAGGTGTTCGCGGCGGGCAGGCGGAACCAGGCCTCGGCGCCGCCACCCTCGCGGGGCCGCAGGCCGATCGTGCCGCCGTGCGACTCGATGACGCGGCGGCTCGTGGCCAGGCCGATCCCGGTCCCGGGGAGCTCGGGGTGGGCCCGCTCCAGCGGCTCGAAGACCCGCTCTGCGTCGGCCGGGTCGATGCCGACCCCGCGGTCGCTGACCCGGATCTCCCACGCGTCCTGGTCCTCGACCGCCGAGATCTCGACCCGCGGGTCCTCACCGCCGAACTTGAGCGCGTTCGTCACGAGGTTCTGCACGACGGCGCGCAGCTGGCCGGCGTCGCCGGACACGACCGGCAGCTCACCGATCGCCAGCCGGGGGTCGTCGGGGGCGATGCCGAGATCGAGCGCGACCGCCTTGACGACGCCGCCCA
Proteins encoded in this window:
- a CDS encoding DUF3995 domain-containing protein, which codes for MHRESVARAAVGIACAAGLLHAASSLYWALGGSWLLDTVGEWAVELVEESPLEAGLLLGVIALAKTAAAVIPVLVDRGRIPWPRFWRGLCWIGGPVLVLYGGLNVVVSVAVLSGLITPDGGYDMAAMVGHAFLWDPLFLIWGAALVTWLRLTADRRLSAEESS
- a CDS encoding 4Fe-4S binding protein, giving the protein MTYVVTQSCCNDASCMSVCPVNCIHPAPGEPDFGRTEMVYVDPDTCIDCGACADACPVSAIKPLDRLSGEEQVFIDLNADYYRDRPAEDGWSAPTFLPVTPKRDTPPRVAVVGSGPAASYAARELLTTSSSEISIFDRLPVAGGLLRAGVAPDHADTKRLLDMFTWTYDHPRTHMYLNVEVGRDVTHAELLEHHDAVVYAVGARDDRPMGLAGEDELSGVHAAPEVVGWYNAHPDVAADAVELDAERVVVVGNGNVALDVARILLSDVDDLGRTDIADHALAELRTSAVREVVVVGRRGPANAAFTRPELLMMPAGIDVVVEHDPRVAEEIADAGPTSKAALLADLPQEQMDWSAPPPPGRRLVLAFFRTVEALEGEQRLEAVRLGRSTGDPAEPRESVVAPAGLLVRSTGHRGTPVADLPFDATTATVPHEAGRVVDPATGAPVPGAYVVGWIKRGATGGIGANRSDAQETVATLLADVARGDVATPSGKRRELERLLKSRRVDVVGRRRMRRIDAAERSRGADAGRPRVKLATVAEMLRQR
- a CDS encoding AurF N-oxygenase family protein, producing MTIAPDAFRTALDADDELARLLTSSQKLSYDPQTEVDWDTPLDPGHYGLNPEWCTLYGTDLWDEMTQDQRVALTRHEVGSIMSTGIWFEMILQQMLLREQYTADVTGSEFQFALTEIADECRHSLMFARACQTMGVPHYVPARPVVEAARGLKSVAKAEVAYGAILVAEEILDVMQRDWMRGEDVLPIVRTTSKIHVVEEARHMKFARHEIRQHLEGASALRRRQSAWVIATAAFVIVKSMVNPAVYENVGLDRKRALAAAKGNEHHHNLMRLSCVHLMDFLSDVGLLTPAAMRRYRAVHML
- a CDS encoding TetR/AcrR family transcriptional regulator, whose product is MVATQRAQQQRSVTTRARLVEAAFDCLLDGGYAATTVGAVQARAGVARGTLLHHFPTRSALMAGVVEDIIERRLEVLGDNPPADGPLAGSWDEVVDLVWRELRSPAYTAALELWVAARTDPDLRDALVPLQQRIFVAVHRSITILVGEDHPQAAMLVQFTIDLLTGSHLAGVLEPRVGTDRVVTAWKVALRTLADAWDAPA
- a CDS encoding type II toxin-antitoxin system Rv0910 family toxin, which produces MPASSRDRLVRRAQSARVVARALTRTAVDTLGSAVGGARQSVDDGAVAVDLPAPAGVDTYARTVSNQRFVAAPPAVVAELVRDLDRTADWLTLHVAWRGERPERIEPGAEFVQQISLMDIPAQARWHVERADDSGYALRGTGPMGITVGLWCSIAPHAGGTAVRMDGALDGAPVRGPIGLTAVRSVESALQESLAALAALLEGGAAMLRVPDEPVLHERTGTLLDPTTPVVIGVGQVVQRTPDLEGPLEPTALSAEALRRAATDAGGTADLLAAADVVYAVPSASWAYRDQAGAVAALVGAHDAATVQTSQYGGDGAQLALNDAAQQVVDGSAHVVLVSGAEAGSTVSALQKVGRDPEWTQQADDAAPDREIGIDRSANTEIETGVGLGAPIYVYALIESALRGAAGEDADEHQGRIADLWARGSEVAADNPFAWDPTARTAEEIATPTPDNRSISDPYTKLMCANLQVDLAAGVIVASVAAAQAAGVPQDQWVFLHAGASATDEWFVSERADLAESPAIAAAASAALDHAGITAQDLGPIDLYSCFPAAVQLGAKALGLPWADPARPLTVTGGLTSAGGPGNNYGLHAVSTIVPLLREAREEFGLSSSLGWYATKHALGVYSATPPGRPFAHLKPAFERPPARRVLATLEASAVVEAVTVPFGRVGDPEAVIVSAITAAGDRVLLRREDPDEVVMLMETDPLRRTIRFDGDRLVLDDASPADLPAPPSATVRTDRAGDHGEVLVITLDRPAVRNAVDRPMALALERAVDDAEADASVRVIVLTGAGGTFCAGMDLSGAHRGEIPVTDRRGPLGLTAEPPTKPTIAAVEGPALAGGFELALCADLVVAADDAIFGLPEAKRGLLAAAGGLWRTAVRLPRPVAMELALVAEPLPARRLAELGLVNSVVEPGTALEAALDLARKIAANAPLSITVGKQIVDAAPTWSPEEGFARQSELASPVILSDDAREGVAAFAEKRTPHWTGR
- a CDS encoding SDR family oxidoreductase, encoding MPSSNAHDLAGRVVVITGGARGIGRATAERLAAAGCTVVLGDLDGALAATVASEIGRGALAGALDVTSADSWRAFLAATAEAGPPDALVNNAGIMPIGSILKEPDEVTKAIVDVNLHGVIHGTKAVVPGMVERGHGHVVNVASAVGRLAVADGATYSASKFAVVGLSEALRSELAPAGVDVSVVLPTVVQTELSAGVPAAKGVKPVTADDVAKVIESVLRKPKAEVWVPRWSQAIVKTTGALPRFVQEAVARAMGADQVFKNADAAKRQAYEDRARRS
- a CDS encoding cytochrome P450, whose amino-acid sequence is MSTTTLTHPRVPRRRAVPVLGPTLAYINDPLALMRDQHDRFGPVSEMPFLGRRWTVLTGPDACAEALRNPEKAFSNELGWDYLVGPFFNRGLMLLDFEEHHRHRRLMQEAFTRDRLHGYVEGLGPAISRGLDAWSPGRGVQVYPALKQLTLDLATQIFMGGADLADDAELDRVNAAFIDCVQAATGFVRAPVPGTRWGRATKGRALLEDFLGRQVGERRASGGDDLFSVLTRLTDDEGTSFTDEDVVNHMIFLLMAAHDTSTITVSTMMRFLGQHPEWQERCRDESMMLPAHPDFDALGGLTSLDLVMKESLRLVPPVPVLARRTVKDTEILGVPIPAGRLTAVMVHLQHHMPEYWTEPERFDPDRFSDERREDKVHRHAWEPFGGGVHKCLGMHFAGAEVRAIMHQLLRRFRWTVPADYSTPLNYGSLPFPDDGQPVDLHPLTTPGAR
- a CDS encoding TetR/AcrR family transcriptional regulator yields the protein MSSPAESAGTTRTYGGRSADDRRAERRERLVAATVRLLGERGEGATTMTAVCAEAGLTERYFYESFAGREAALVAALDAVSDDIAATAVAAITETEGPATARAHAALAALAAWVDDHPDDARVALVESSAHPALRARRRELLGTFADLVVTEATELYGPSSWSPVRARAQGLIYVAGLAELVTARMAGELDLTTEELVEIGADSFERLARATLEDPRD